One region of Rhodophyticola sp. CCM32 genomic DNA includes:
- the scpA gene encoding methylmalonyl-CoA mutase, with amino-acid sequence MTKKTDAWHALAEKELRDRAPDDLTWNTLEGIPVKPLYTATDTDGLPHMGGIPGEAPFTRGVKATMYAGRPWTIRQYAGFSTAEESNAFYRKALAAGQQGVSVAFDLATHRGYDSDHPRVLGDVGKAGVAIDSVEDMKILFDGIPLDKVSVSMTMNGAVIPILANFIVAGEEQGHDRAVLSGTIQNDILKEFMVRNTYIYPPEPSMRIIADIIEYTSDEMPKFNSISISGYHMQEAGANLVQELAYTIADGREYVRVALERGMDVDKFAGRLSFFFAIGMNFFMEAAKLRAARFLWHRIMTGFGAKSERSKMLRTHCQTSGVSLQEQDPYNNVVRTAYEAMSAVLGGTQSLHTNALDEAIALPTEFAARIARNTQLILQEETGVTNVVDPLAGSYYVEALTADLIEQAWALIEEVEEMGGMTKAVISGMPKLRIEESAARRQAMIDRGDEVIVGVNKYRLAEEDPIDILDIDNDAVREAQVARLEQIRSTRDAAACDGALAALENAAATGTGNLLAFAVEAARARATVGEISMAMEKAFGRHRAEVKTLAGVYGAAYEGDEGFAAIQADVEKFAEDEGRRPRMLVVKMGQDGHDRGAKVIATAFADIGFDVDVGPLFQTPEEAAQDAIDNDVHVIGISSQAAGHKTLAPKLIAALAAEGAGDIIVICGGVIPHQDYQFLKEAGVKAIFGPGTNIPEAAKDILNLIGQARG; translated from the coding sequence ATGACCAAGAAAACCGATGCCTGGCATGCGCTTGCGGAGAAAGAGCTGCGCGATCGCGCGCCCGATGATCTGACCTGGAACACATTGGAAGGCATTCCGGTCAAGCCGCTTTACACCGCGACCGATACGGACGGTCTGCCGCATATGGGCGGCATCCCGGGGGAGGCGCCCTTTACCCGCGGGGTGAAGGCGACGATGTATGCGGGCCGCCCCTGGACGATCCGGCAATATGCCGGGTTCTCCACCGCCGAGGAATCGAACGCGTTTTACCGCAAGGCGCTGGCCGCCGGGCAGCAGGGGGTATCGGTGGCCTTCGATCTGGCGACCCACCGGGGCTATGACAGCGACCACCCCCGTGTGCTGGGCGATGTGGGCAAAGCCGGTGTGGCCATCGACAGTGTCGAGGATATGAAAATCCTCTTTGACGGCATCCCTTTGGACAAAGTTTCGGTCTCGATGACGATGAATGGTGCGGTGATCCCGATCCTGGCGAATTTCATCGTCGCAGGCGAGGAACAGGGCCATGACCGCGCGGTGCTTTCCGGCACCATTCAGAATGACATCCTCAAAGAATTCATGGTGCGGAACACCTATATCTACCCGCCCGAACCCAGCATGCGGATCATCGCGGATATCATCGAATACACTTCTGACGAAATGCCGAAATTCAACTCGATCTCGATCTCGGGCTACCACATGCAGGAGGCCGGGGCGAACCTGGTGCAGGAACTGGCCTATACCATTGCCGATGGCCGCGAATATGTTCGTGTGGCGCTGGAGCGCGGCATGGATGTGGACAAGTTCGCAGGTCGCCTGAGCTTCTTTTTCGCCATCGGGATGAATTTCTTCATGGAGGCCGCCAAGCTGCGCGCCGCCCGGTTCCTGTGGCACCGGATCATGACCGGTTTCGGTGCCAAATCCGAACGGTCCAAGATGCTGCGGACCCATTGCCAGACCTCGGGCGTGTCCCTGCAGGAACAGGACCCCTATAACAATGTGGTGCGCACCGCCTATGAGGCGATGAGCGCGGTTCTGGGCGGCACGCAAAGCCTGCACACCAACGCGCTGGACGAGGCGATTGCCCTGCCCACGGAATTCGCGGCCCGGATCGCGCGGAATACCCAGTTGATCCTGCAGGAGGAAACCGGGGTGACCAATGTGGTCGACCCGCTGGCGGGCTCTTACTATGTCGAGGCGCTGACCGCTGATCTGATCGAACAGGCCTGGGCCCTGATCGAAGAGGTGGAAGAGATGGGGGGCATGACCAAGGCGGTCATCTCGGGCATGCCGAAACTGCGGATCGAGGAATCCGCGGCCAGACGACAGGCGATGATTGACCGGGGCGATGAGGTGATCGTGGGCGTCAATAAATACCGCCTGGCCGAGGAAGACCCGATCGACATTCTGGATATCGACAACGACGCCGTGCGCGAGGCGCAGGTGGCGCGGCTGGAGCAGATCCGCAGCACGCGGGATGCAGCCGCATGTGACGGGGCCCTTGCCGCGCTTGAAAATGCGGCGGCAACCGGCACGGGCAATCTTCTGGCATTCGCGGTAGAGGCCGCCCGCGCCCGGGCTACAGTGGGGGAAATCAGCATGGCGATGGAAAAGGCATTTGGTCGCCACCGGGCCGAGGTGAAAACCCTCGCCGGTGTCTATGGCGCGGCCTATGAGGGCGATGAAGGCTTTGCCGCCATCCAGGCGGATGTGGAGAAATTTGCCGAAGATGAGGGCCGCCGCCCGCGCATGCTGGTGGTGAAAATGGGCCAGGATGGCCATGACCGGGGCGCCAAGGTCATCGCCACCGCCTTTGCCGATATCGGGTTCGATGTGGATGTGGGCCCGTTGTTCCAGACGCCCGAGGAAGCCGCGCAGGATGCCATCGACAATGATGTGCATGTGATCGGTATTTCCAGCCAGGCCGCAGGTCACAAAACCCTGGCACCCAAGCTGATCGCGGCACTTGCCGCCGAGGGGGCAGGCGACATTATTGTTATCTGCGGCGGCGTCATCCCGCATCAGGATTACCAGTTCCTGAAGGAAGCGGGGGTCAAGGCGATCTTCGGGCCCGGCACCAATATTCCCGAGGCCGCAAAGGATATCCTGAACCTGATCGGTCAGGCGCGGGGCTGA
- a CDS encoding DUF4174 domain-containing protein: MRASSIPFLALGFALFLGLPALSQDVAMDQGTVTDGATEIVDPLEPRSAIGLELDDFLWVARPIVVFADTDADPRFREQMALLAARPDPLLERDVVIIFDTDPDAGSDIRRALRPRGFALVLMDKDGTVNLRRPSPRDVREITRAIDNMPIRIEETQ; the protein is encoded by the coding sequence ATGCGCGCAAGTTCCATACCATTTCTAGCCCTTGGTTTTGCACTGTTTCTTGGGCTACCGGCCCTGTCGCAGGATGTGGCCATGGACCAGGGCACCGTCACCGACGGGGCCACCGAAATCGTGGACCCGTTGGAGCCGCGATCCGCGATCGGTCTGGAGCTTGACGATTTTCTCTGGGTTGCGCGGCCCATCGTGGTGTTTGCCGATACCGATGCAGACCCCAGATTTCGCGAGCAGATGGCGCTCTTGGCCGCGCGCCCTGATCCGCTGCTGGAACGGGATGTGGTCATCATCTTCGACACCGATCCCGATGCCGGTTCTGACATCCGGCGCGCCTTGCGCCCGCGCGGTTTTGCCCTGGTGCTGATGGACAAGGACGGCACCGTCAATCTGCGCCGCCCCTCGCCCCGAGATGTGCGCGAGATCACCCGCGCCATCGACAATATGCCGATCCGCATCGAAGAGACGCAGTGA
- a CDS encoding Y-family DNA polymerase, translated as MSQRVSTLFFDMDSYFASVCQAEEPALIGRPVGVVTTDAPGAALIAASREAKICGIGFGTRAAEARRLCPDIVFRAAQHDVCVAYHHQIRDAVETVLPIHTAHSVDEFSCLLMGEQQELGRAREIGLALQQAIAGHVHPALTASVGVAPNKLLAKVVAEMSKPKGLGWITAEELPGKISHLPLSRFPGISKGVLARLDRAGIHDAAGLYALTPKAARHLWGNVEGARFLTQLQGGRVIYPPTRRSSLGHGQRLVPQNRTAQGARLVARRLLVKAASRLRREGLLARSLHISASCDRCGRQSTGDTMMATQDTFTLLRTFGRYWDRLELAAPRSVSVMLAGLVPMSAHMADLFEARSAGEQSRSERLCSMIDGLNARFGQDTVRFGELPPHKVPFTGAKIAFQRVPDRAEFHE; from the coding sequence ATGTCACAGCGTGTATCGACCCTGTTTTTCGACATGGATTCCTATTTTGCCTCTGTCTGTCAGGCAGAGGAACCCGCGCTGATCGGGCGGCCCGTGGGGGTTGTGACAACCGATGCGCCGGGGGCCGCCCTGATTGCCGCCAGCCGCGAGGCGAAAATCTGCGGTATCGGTTTTGGCACCCGCGCCGCCGAGGCGCGGCGCCTGTGCCCGGATATCGTGTTTCGCGCCGCGCAGCACGATGTCTGTGTCGCCTATCATCATCAGATCCGCGATGCGGTGGAAACGGTTCTGCCGATCCATACCGCCCATTCGGTGGACGAATTTTCCTGTCTGCTGATGGGGGAACAGCAGGAGCTTGGGCGCGCGCGGGAGATCGGGCTTGCCCTGCAACAGGCCATCGCGGGTCATGTGCATCCGGCGCTGACCGCCTCGGTCGGGGTGGCGCCAAACAAGCTTCTGGCGAAGGTGGTGGCCGAAATGTCCAAGCCGAAAGGGCTGGGCTGGATCACGGCGGAAGAGCTGCCGGGCAAGATATCCCATCTGCCGCTTTCCAGGTTTCCGGGCATTTCCAAAGGGGTGCTGGCGCGGCTGGACCGGGCGGGCATTCACGACGCGGCGGGGCTTTATGCCCTGACGCCGAAAGCGGCGCGCCATCTTTGGGGCAATGTGGAAGGGGCGCGGTTTCTGACGCAATTGCAGGGCGGCAGGGTGATCTATCCGCCGACCCGGCGCAGTTCGCTTGGCCATGGGCAGCGGCTGGTGCCGCAAAACCGCACCGCGCAGGGCGCGCGGCTGGTGGCGCGGCGTTTGCTGGTCAAGGCGGCCTCCCGCCTCAGACGGGAGGGGCTGCTGGCGCGGTCGCTGCATATCAGCGCCAGTTGCGACCGTTGCGGGCGGCAGTCAACGGGCGATACCATGATGGCGACGCAGGACACATTCACCCTGCTGCGAACCTTCGGGCGCTATTGGGACCGGTTGGAGCTTGCCGCCCCGCGAAGCGTTTCGGTCATGCTGGCCGGGCTGGTGCCGATGAGCGCCCATATGGCCGATCTGTTCGAGGCACGCAGCGCGGGGGAACAAAGCCGGAGCGAGCGATTATGCTCGATGATCGACGGGCTGAACGCGCGGTTCGGTCAGGACACGGTGCGCTTTGGCGAGTTGCCACCGCACAAGGTGCCCTTCACCGGCGCGAAAATCGCCTTTCAGCGGGTGCCCGACCGGGCGGAGTTTCACGAATAG
- a CDS encoding acetyl-CoA carboxylase biotin carboxylase subunit translates to MFKKLLIANRGEIACRVIKTARKMGITTVAIYSDADRDALHVKMADEAVHIGPPPAAESYIVIDKVMQAIRDTGAEAVHPGYGFLSENKMFAEALEAEGVAFVGPPATAIEQMGDKITSKKIAQEAGVSTVPGYMGLIADADEAVKISNEVGYPVMIKASAGGGGKGMRIAWNDTEAREGFQSSKNEAASSFGDDRIFIEKFVTQPRHIEIQVLADAYGNAVYLGERECSIQRRNQKVIEEAPSPFLDEATRKAMGEQAVALAQAVGYTSAGTVEFIVDGDKNFYFLEMNTRLQVEHPVTELITGVDLVEQMIRVAGGETLPFAQGDVTLTGWAMESRLYAEDPYRGFLPSIGRLVRYRPPEEGHWEDHCVRNDTGVFEGGEISMYYDPMIAKLCTWAPTRAGAIEAMRNALDGFELEGIGHNLPFLAAVMDHPRFTSGNITTAFIEEEYPDGFEGVTPEGDDLKYLAAVAAHMKMLKEERAARISGTMPNHSRRVAPDWVVFVGRQSFPVHIEETDFGTEVTFEDQTQYKVNSDWHLGETLFKGTVGDRPMIVKTDFIRGGARLRYRGADLKVVVRTPRQAELAELMPEKLPPDTSRLLLCPMPGLIVKVDVAEGDEIQEGQALCTIEAMKMENILRAEKKGVVAKINAGAGDSLAVDDVIMEFE, encoded by the coding sequence ATGTTCAAGAAACTCCTGATCGCCAATCGCGGCGAGATCGCCTGCCGGGTGATCAAGACCGCCCGCAAAATGGGGATCACCACGGTTGCGATCTATTCCGATGCGGATCGCGATGCGCTGCATGTGAAGATGGCCGATGAAGCGGTGCATATCGGGCCGCCCCCTGCTGCGGAAAGCTATATTGTCATCGACAAGGTGATGCAGGCCATTCGCGATACCGGGGCAGAGGCCGTGCATCCCGGTTACGGGTTTCTGAGCGAAAACAAGATGTTTGCCGAAGCGCTTGAGGCCGAGGGCGTGGCCTTTGTCGGCCCGCCTGCCACCGCGATTGAACAGATGGGCGACAAGATCACCTCCAAGAAGATCGCGCAGGAAGCGGGGGTTTCCACCGTCCCCGGATATATGGGCCTGATTGCCGATGCCGATGAGGCGGTGAAAATTTCGAACGAAGTCGGTTACCCGGTGATGATCAAGGCCAGCGCGGGCGGTGGCGGCAAGGGTATGCGGATCGCCTGGAATGACACGGAGGCCCGCGAAGGCTTCCAAAGCTCGAAAAACGAGGCGGCCAGCAGTTTCGGCGATGACCGGATTTTCATCGAGAAATTCGTGACCCAGCCCCGGCATATCGAGATACAGGTTCTGGCCGATGCCTATGGCAATGCGGTCTATCTGGGGGAACGGGAATGTTCGATCCAGCGGCGCAACCAGAAGGTGATCGAGGAGGCCCCAAGCCCGTTTCTGGATGAGGCGACCCGAAAAGCCATGGGCGAACAGGCCGTCGCCCTGGCTCAGGCTGTGGGCTATACCAGCGCCGGCACGGTGGAGTTTATCGTCGATGGCGACAAGAACTTCTATTTCCTTGAAATGAATACCCGATTGCAGGTGGAACACCCGGTGACCGAATTGATCACCGGGGTCGATCTGGTGGAACAGATGATCCGCGTTGCAGGGGGGGAAACACTGCCCTTCGCGCAAGGGGATGTCACCCTGACCGGCTGGGCGATGGAAAGCCGGCTTTATGCCGAAGACCCGTATCGCGGCTTTCTGCCCTCCATCGGGCGGCTGGTGCGCTATCGTCCGCCCGAGGAAGGCCATTGGGAAGATCACTGCGTCCGCAACGATACCGGGGTGTTCGAGGGGGGCGAGATCTCGATGTATTATGACCCGATGATCGCCAAGCTTTGCACCTGGGCCCCGACCCGGGCCGGGGCGATCGAGGCGATGCGCAATGCGCTGGACGGGTTCGAACTGGAAGGGATCGGTCATAACCTGCCTTTCCTGGCTGCCGTCATGGACCATCCGCGCTTTACCTCGGGCAATATCACCACCGCTTTTATCGAAGAGGAATATCCCGACGGGTTCGAAGGTGTGACCCCGGAAGGAGATGACCTGAAATATCTGGCCGCCGTGGCCGCCCATATGAAAATGCTGAAAGAGGAACGCGCCGCCCGGATCAGTGGCACGATGCCCAACCATTCCCGCCGGGTGGCGCCCGATTGGGTGGTGTTTGTGGGCAGGCAATCTTTCCCCGTGCATATCGAAGAGACTGATTTCGGCACCGAAGTGACCTTCGAGGATCAGACCCAGTACAAGGTCAATTCTGACTGGCATCTGGGCGAGACACTGTTCAAAGGCACGGTGGGCGACCGGCCGATGATCGTGAAGACCGATTTCATTCGTGGCGGGGCCCGGTTGCGGTATCGCGGGGCGGATTTGAAAGTGGTGGTGCGTACCCCCCGGCAGGCGGAACTGGCCGAGTTGATGCCCGAGAAACTGCCGCCCGATACCTCGCGGCTGCTGCTCTGCCCGATGCCGGGTCTGATCGTGAAGGTCGATGTGGCCGAAGGCGACGAGATTCAGGAAGGCCAGGCGCTGTGTACCATCGAGGCGATGAAGATGGAGAATATCCTGCGCGCCGAGAAAAAGGGCGTGGTGGCCAAGATCAATGCCGGTGCCGGTGACAGTCTGGCGGTCGATGATGTGATCATGGAGTTCGAATGA
- a CDS encoding DUF6497 family protein, with protein sequence MAQPLSARAQELLSPSGLAMELHEVLYELQPYSDELWAILRILAPGLAGSTADPQADLDWACAEWGPTAMDTAPEPPVQVVVQIMDQIVPRGQVNADATQFFAGYVIRNNTCIWEGF encoded by the coding sequence ATGGCGCAGCCCCTTTCCGCCCGTGCGCAGGAGCTGCTCTCGCCCTCTGGTCTGGCCATGGAATTGCATGAGGTGCTTTACGAGCTGCAGCCCTATTCCGATGAGCTTTGGGCCATTCTCCGTATCCTTGCACCCGGTCTTGCGGGCAGCACCGCCGATCCGCAGGCGGACCTGGACTGGGCCTGCGCCGAATGGGGGCCGACGGCGATGGATACCGCGCCGGAGCCGCCGGTGCAGGTCGTTGTGCAGATCATGGATCAGATCGTGCCGCGTGGGCAGGTAAATGCCGATGCCACGCAGTTTTTCGCCGGTTATGTCATCCGGAACAATACCTGCATATGGGAGGGTTTTTGA
- a CDS encoding RidA family protein: protein MTSPLFHMIAGGARPVAPFSHAVEADGWVMLTGQMPTDPDAPDAPLPEGIVAQTRAVMRNLEIVLNGLGLDLSHILQCRCYLTEFERDYAAFNDTYQGCFPADRRPARTTIGVTALAVGALVEIDMLARRP, encoded by the coding sequence GTGACCTCCCCCCTCTTCCATATGATCGCCGGCGGCGCCCGGCCCGTCGCGCCGTTTTCCCACGCGGTGGAGGCCGATGGCTGGGTGATGCTGACCGGGCAGATGCCCACGGACCCGGATGCGCCGGATGCGCCGCTGCCCGAGGGGATCGTGGCGCAGACCCGGGCGGTGATGCGGAATCTGGAGATTGTGCTGAATGGTCTTGGCCTTGATCTGAGCCATATTCTGCAATGCCGTTGCTATCTGACTGAATTTGAACGTGATTATGCGGCGTTCAACGACACCTATCAGGGCTGTTTCCCGGCTGATCGCCGCCCTGCACGCACCACCATCGGGGTGACGGCCCTGGCGGTGGGGGCGCTGGTGGAAATTGACATGCTGGCGCGACGCCCGTGA
- a CDS encoding cupin domain-containing protein, with amino-acid sequence MEETRQYSVVRVGVGMQWRDEILHALRVLGGAARYDELYLFIERTTERELSREWKATVRRTIEDHSSDSMNYRAADLFVHLDRGFWGIRGEPISPEFLEAREGAGTDEIVDMVLVREHWRRMPNRARFDPQAFTISHADSSSFIDEGLRAFFEYRQLGVADATSGKFGAHVIRAVPGEESPGEWHSHTLDFQMVYVTKGWVVFEYEEHGEHVLRIGSCVLQPPGIRHREVRHSEDMELIEITSPAEFPTHSRDAPV; translated from the coding sequence GTGGAAGAAACACGACAATATTCCGTTGTGAGGGTGGGTGTCGGGATGCAGTGGAGAGATGAAATTCTTCATGCTCTCAGAGTTTTAGGCGGCGCTGCTCGCTATGATGAGTTGTACCTATTCATTGAACGAACTACCGAGCGCGAGCTGTCTAGGGAATGGAAGGCTACTGTGCGCCGTACTATTGAGGACCATTCGAGCGACTCGATGAACTACCGAGCCGCCGATCTCTTTGTGCATTTGGATCGTGGATTTTGGGGAATTCGTGGTGAGCCGATCAGCCCAGAATTCCTTGAGGCACGCGAGGGCGCGGGTACCGATGAGATTGTAGACATGGTTCTGGTGCGCGAACATTGGCGACGAATGCCAAATAGGGCTAGATTCGATCCACAAGCCTTCACCATCTCCCACGCCGATTCTTCCTCCTTTATTGACGAGGGTCTTCGCGCGTTTTTCGAATATCGCCAGCTCGGCGTCGCCGATGCCACATCCGGCAAATTTGGCGCCCATGTAATCCGTGCGGTGCCAGGTGAAGAGAGTCCTGGCGAGTGGCATTCCCATACCCTCGATTTCCAGATGGTCTATGTCACAAAAGGTTGGGTCGTGTTCGAATATGAAGAGCACGGGGAACACGTGCTCCGAATAGGGTCCTGCGTTCTTCAGCCACCCGGTATCCGCCATCGTGAGGTCCGGCATTCCGAGGATATGGAACTGATCGAAATTACTTCCCCGGCGGAGTTTCCCACCCACTCCCGGGACGCCCCTGTGTGA
- a CDS encoding acyl-CoA carboxylase subunit beta, whose protein sequence is MKDILQELEHRREEARLGGGANRIDSQHAKGKLTARERVELLLDEGSFEEYDMFITHRCTDFGMAKTKPQGDGVVTGWGTVNGRMVYVFSQDFTVLGGSVSETHAAKICKIMDMAMQNGAPVIGINDSGGARIQEGVSSLAAYGEIFKRNILASGVVPQISMIMGPCAGGAVYSPAMTDFIFMVKDSSYMFVTGPDVVKTVTNEQVTAEELGGASTHTRKSSVADGAFEDDVEALAEVRRLIDFLPLSNREKPPVRAFYDSPDRVEESLDTLVPDNPNMPYDMKELILKVADEGDFYELQEEFAKNIITGFIRLEGQTIGVVANQPLNLAGVLDIDSSRKAARFVRFCDAFEIPILTFVDVPGFLPGTGQEYGGVIKHGAKLLFAYGEATVPKVTVITRKAYGGAYVVMASKHMQGDINYAWPTSEIAVMGARGATEILHRADLGDPEKLAQHTADYEDRFANPFVAAERGFIDEVIQPRSTRRRVCRAFAALRTKKLEMPWKKHDNIPL, encoded by the coding sequence GTGAAAGATATCCTGCAAGAGCTTGAACATCGCCGCGAAGAGGCCCGTCTTGGCGGCGGCGCGAACCGCATCGACAGCCAGCACGCCAAGGGCAAACTGACCGCGCGCGAACGGGTGGAACTTTTGCTGGATGAAGGGTCTTTCGAAGAATACGACATGTTCATCACCCATCGCTGCACCGATTTCGGGATGGCGAAAACCAAACCCCAGGGCGATGGCGTGGTCACCGGCTGGGGCACGGTCAACGGGCGTATGGTCTATGTGTTTTCCCAGGATTTCACGGTTCTGGGTGGGTCCGTGTCTGAAACCCATGCGGCGAAAATCTGCAAGATCATGGATATGGCCATGCAGAACGGCGCGCCGGTGATCGGCATCAATGATTCAGGCGGCGCGCGGATTCAGGAAGGTGTCAGCAGCCTTGCCGCCTATGGCGAGATTTTCAAACGCAACATCCTGGCCTCGGGCGTTGTGCCGCAAATCTCGATGATCATGGGCCCTTGTGCGGGCGGGGCGGTTTATTCACCGGCGATGACCGATTTCATCTTTATGGTCAAGGACAGCTCCTACATGTTTGTCACCGGGCCTGATGTGGTGAAAACGGTCACCAATGAACAGGTCACGGCGGAGGAACTGGGCGGGGCCAGCACCCATACGCGCAAATCCTCGGTCGCTGATGGCGCGTTTGAGGATGATGTGGAGGCCCTGGCCGAGGTCCGCCGCCTGATCGACTTTCTGCCGCTGTCCAATCGCGAAAAACCGCCCGTGCGTGCGTTTTATGACAGCCCCGACCGGGTGGAGGAAAGCCTGGACACGCTGGTGCCGGACAACCCGAACATGCCCTATGATATGAAGGAACTGATCCTGAAAGTGGCCGATGAGGGCGATTTTTATGAGCTTCAGGAGGAGTTTGCGAAAAACATCATCACCGGTTTCATCCGGCTGGAGGGGCAGACCATCGGCGTGGTGGCGAACCAGCCGCTGAACCTGGCCGGTGTGCTGGATATCGACAGTTCCCGCAAGGCGGCACGTTTCGTGCGGTTCTGCGATGCGTTTGAAATTCCGATCCTCACCTTTGTCGATGTGCCCGGGTTTCTTCCCGGCACCGGGCAGGAATATGGCGGGGTCATCAAACATGGTGCCAAGCTGCTGTTTGCCTATGGCGAGGCGACAGTGCCGAAAGTGACCGTGATCACGCGGAAAGCCTATGGCGGGGCCTATGTGGTGATGGCGTCCAAACATATGCAGGGCGATATCAACTATGCCTGGCCAACCTCGGAAATCGCGGTGATGGGGGCCAGGGGCGCAACAGAGATCCTGCACCGCGCCGATCTGGGTGACCCTGAGAAACTTGCGCAACACACCGCGGATTACGAGGACCGGTTCGCCAACCCGTTTGTGGCGGCTGAACGCGGTTTTATCGACGAGGTGATCCAGCCCCGCAGCACCCGCCGCCGGGTCTGCCGGGCCTTTGCCGCGCTTCGGACCAAGAAGCTCGAAATGCCGTGGAAGAAACACGACAATATTCCGTTGTGA
- a CDS encoding multidrug effflux MFS transporter, with protein sequence MVRFLDRTTPPHIFTLIMLTGIGALSMNLFLPSLPNMSLYFGTDYQVMQLSVAGYLGVNAILQLFVGPLSDQYGRRPVLLWGLGIFILASLGCIFSTSIEVFLLFRMIQGAVVVGMVLGRAVVRDMVPQEEAASMIGYITMGMAVAPMIGPVFGGILDQTFGWKSNFLVLAGLGMLVWLLIWRDLGETAPRNAVSFRAQFAEYPELLTSRRFWGYCAAAGFAAGAFFAYLGGAPYVGSVVFGLSPAKVGFFFGAPALGYFFGNFISGRFSVRMGINTMILWGCIITTVGVLASLLLFLAGLKTAVVFFGFMTFVGLGNGLVMPNATSGMLSVRPHLAGTASGIGGSIMIGGGAALSALAGTLLTVGEGAFPLIWIMLITSVLALFSILYTIRRERQISGL encoded by the coding sequence ATGGTCCGATTTCTCGACCGCACCACCCCTCCGCATATCTTCACACTCATCATGCTGACCGGCATCGGTGCGCTGTCGATGAACCTGTTTTTACCCTCCCTGCCGAATATGTCGCTTTATTTCGGCACCGATTATCAGGTGATGCAGCTTTCCGTGGCGGGGTATCTGGGCGTCAATGCGATATTGCAACTGTTTGTCGGGCCGCTCTCGGACCAGTATGGCCGACGGCCGGTGCTGCTCTGGGGGCTTGGAATCTTCATTCTGGCCTCTCTTGGCTGCATTTTCTCCACCTCGATCGAGGTGTTTCTGCTGTTCCGGATGATCCAGGGCGCGGTTGTGGTGGGCATGGTTCTGGGCCGCGCGGTGGTGCGCGACATGGTCCCGCAGGAGGAAGCCGCCTCGATGATCGGCTATATCACCATGGGCATGGCCGTGGCGCCGATGATTGGCCCGGTCTTTGGCGGCATTCTGGATCAAACCTTTGGCTGGAAGTCGAATTTCCTGGTCCTGGCGGGTCTTGGGATGCTGGTCTGGCTGTTGATCTGGCGCGATCTGGGAGAGACGGCACCACGCAACGCGGTGAGCTTTCGCGCCCAGTTTGCCGAATATCCCGAACTTCTGACCTCGCGCCGGTTCTGGGGGTATTGCGCCGCCGCAGGTTTTGCCGCAGGGGCGTTTTTCGCCTATCTGGGCGGCGCGCCCTATGTCGGGTCCGTGGTGTTTGGCCTGTCACCCGCAAAAGTCGGCTTCTTCTTTGGCGCCCCGGCCCTGGGGTATTTCTTTGGCAATTTCATCTCGGGCCGGTTTTCCGTCAGGATGGGCATCAACACGATGATCCTGTGGGGCTGCATCATTACCACCGTCGGTGTGCTGGCCTCGCTTCTGCTGTTTCTGGCCGGGCTGAAAACGGCCGTCGTTTTCTTTGGCTTCATGACCTTTGTGGGCCTCGGCAACGGTTTGGTCATGCCCAATGCAACCTCGGGCATGTTGTCGGTGCGTCCACATCTGGCGGGCACGGCCTCGGGCATTGGCGGGTCGATCATGATCGGTGGCGGCGCCGCCCTGTCGGCGCTGGCAGGCACGCTGCTGACCGTAGGTGAAGGGGCATTCCCGCTGATCTGGATCATGCTGATCACCTCGGTTCTGGCACTCTTTTCAATCCTCTACACCATCCGGCGGGAACGACAGATCAGCGGTCTCTGA